GACGATCCCAGAGACCTTCCGGAGCGCGGCGTGGCACGGCGGCGCAGCCTAGCAGGTCCTCGAGAGCCGGCGCGACTCGCCGGTCGAGAGCGCAGATTTCGCGCGAATCGCCCCGCGCTGGGGCGCGGCGCCCCGCAGGGACGCGCGTCGGGCCGGCGGTCGCGACGCGGCACGGACGCTGCACCACGGAGCGCGATGAGTCCGACCAGACGCGCGATGCGCCCGAAGCGGCGGGGATGGATGAGGCTGACGAGCTGGGTCGGCCTGCGGCAGCTCGTCGAGAACCTGCGCGGGAGCTACTGGTTCATCCCCAGCGTGATGGCGTTCGGCGCGGTCTGCCTCGCCATCGCGAGCATCGCGCTCGACCGCACGCTGCCGCCCGACTGGCTGGGAGATCTCCGCCTCATCGGGCCGAACGGCCCCGAGGGAGCGCGAGCGGTGCTGACGACGGTCGCGGGCTCGATGATCGGCGTGGCCGGCGTGACGTTCTCGATCACCATCGCCGCCGTGGCCTACAGCGCCTCGCAGTTCGCGCCTCGTCTGCTCACGAACTTCATGCGCGACCGCGGCAACCAGCTGACGCTCGGCACCTTCGTGGCCGCGTTCCTCTATTGCCTCGTCGTGCTGCGGGCGGTGAACGAGGCGTGGGGCCCGGGCAGCGGAGAGGCCGCCGAGCCCTTCGTGCCGCAGATCGCCACGCTCGTTGCCCTCGCGCTCGCCGTCGCGGGCTGCGTCGTCTTCATCTACTACATCCACCACATCCCGCAGAGCATCCACATCTCGCGGGTGATCGCGCGAATCGGGGAGACCCTGAACGACCGGCTGCGTGAGTTCTTCCCCGAGGCGCTCGTGGAGCCGACGACGGCGCCGCCGATCCCGGTCGACGCGATCGAGATCCGCTCCGAGGTGGCCGGCTACATCCAGCGCATCGACCTCGATCACCTGACGGAGCTCGCGCGGCGGATCGACGCGGTGATCCATCTGCCCCACGCGGCGGGCGAGTTCGTGGCGGTGGGGCGCGTCATCGCGCGTGTGTCCGCGCGGGGTCTCGAGGAGGAGGTGCAGGCGCTGGCCGACTCCGTCCGCTCCGCCTTCGCGCTCGGCGCGCTCCGCACGCCGCGGGAGGACGTGCTCTTCCCGGCCACCGAGCTGCTCGAGATCGCGACCCGCGCGCTCTCGCCAGGCGTCAACGATCCGTTCACCGCCATCAGCTGCATCGACCGCCTCGGAGCGGCGCTGTCGGAGGTCGCGCGGCGAGGCGACGAGCACGGGCAGCGCTTCGACGAAGAGGGCACGCTCCGCGTCGTCGGCCGACCGCTGACCTTCGAGGTCTTCACCTCCGAGGTCCTCGACCGGCTCCGGCCCTACGTCGTCAGGGATCGCAACGCCGCCCTGCACCTGGCGAGCGCGCTGGTCGAGGTCGCCGAGGACGTGCGCACGCCATCGCGTCGAGCCGCGCTGCGCACGCAGCTGCTGTCGCTGCGCGAGGAGGCGAGCCCGCACCTCTGCCGCGCGGACGCCGACCGCATGGCGAGCCGCACCCGCGCCGCGCTCGAGGCGCTCGGCCCGCGCCCGCTCGCGCTCAGCGCGTGACCGGTCACGAGGGGTGAGCTAGAGACCTCGCCATGACCGAGCGCGCAGCCCGCATCGTCGACACCCTCGTGGCCCTGGACCCGCTGGCCGACCTGCCCCGCACGGGCTGGCTGCTGCGCGGCGTGCGTCCCTGCGAGTCCATCGCCGACCACAGCTACGGCGTCGCGCTCACCGTGATGCTGCTCGTGGACGCGCTGCGAGACGAGGGCGCGACCGTCGACGGGGAGAAGGCGCTCCGCATGGCGCTGGTGCACGACGCGCCCGAGGCGAAGACGGGCGACGTGCCCATGCCGCAGAAGACGCCCGCGATGGACGCCGCGCTCGAGGTGCTCGAGGAGGGCATCGTGGCGCGCACCCTCCCCGCGCGGCAGCAGGAGACGTGGCGCGAGATGGAGGACGGCGAGAGCCTCGAGGCGCGCGTGGTGAAGGCGGCCGACAAGATCCAGATGATGACGAAGGCGCTCGTCTACGGCCGACAGCGGCGCGGCGACCTGCACGAGTTCTGGAAGAACGACAAGAACTTCCGGGACCGGGAGCTGGCGGTGGCCAAGGAGTGCTTCGCGTTGCTGCAGGCGCGCCACGCGAGCGGCGAGTGGGAGCTCGGCCGCTGGTAGCGCTCAGGCCAGAGCGAGCGCGCCGAACGCGACGGCCAGCGGCAGCGACAGGAGCGCCGGCCCGCGCTGCCCGCGTCGCGCGAGCAGGTGCGCCACGCCCAGCGTGATCAGCCCCAGGAGCAGCGCGCTCGCGCCAGGGCCCAGCCCGAGCCCGGAGAGCGGCGCGCGGAGCGCGAACGCGCCCATCAGGGCGCCGAGCGAGACCAGCGACAGGCCGAGGCCCTCGCGCCGCCACACCAGCCACCCGGCCGCGCCGACGAGCACGAAGAGGAGCGCCCAGGCGGGCACGGCCAGCGCGCCTGGCAACATCGGGAAGGCGACCTCCCCGACCGCGGCGTCACCGGCCGCGAGCGCGATCCCGGTCGAGACGGCGAGCGCGCCCGCGTCGAGCATGGAGTCACCTGGGCTCTGCGCGGCTTGCTGCACGAAGGAGACGTAGGGCCGCTTCGGCCAGACGCCATCACCCCGTCTCTTCGAGCGTCTCGTCCCGCGACACGGGCGCGGGCAGCGCGGCGAACTTTCGCTCCTGGCGCTCCACCAGCGCGACCAGCTCCTCCTGCGTCACGCCGAGCCGCGAGGCGACCATGTAGGCGAGCGAGGTGGGCGCGACGCCGGGGACGAACTGGTAGGTGGGCTCGTCCTCGCGCAGCTCCACCTGCAAGAACTCCAGACGCTCCACGCGCCCCGCCGCCTCCAGCTCGCGCGCGGCGTCCAGGAAGTGCGTCGTGACCCAGACCTGCGGCCGCAGCCGCGGCAGCAGCGAGATCACCATCTCGAAGATCGCGATGCCCTCGCTCGGGTTGGTGCCGCTGCAGAGCTCGTCGAGGATGACCATCGAGCCCGGCTCGAGCTGCTCGAAGAGGCGCCGCACGCGCATCAGCTCCGTGCCGAGGCGGCCCTCCTTCTGATCGGCCGGCGCGCCCTCGATCAGGGAGACGAAGAGGGTCGGGGCGCGCGTGAGCTCCGCCGACGCGGCCGGCACGAAGAGCCCGCTCTGCCCGAGGAGCTGGGTGAGCGCGAGCGCCTGCATCATGCGCGTCTTGCCGCCCGAGTTCGGCCCCGTCACGAGCACCATCGAGTCGTGCCCGGACGTGTGCAGGTCGCAGGGCGTCGGCGTGATGTCCTGCAGGAGCAAGAGCGGGTTGAACATGCGCTCGATCGCGAGCGTCCCGCTCGGCGCGTCCGGCTCGGGGGTCGGGTGGATCGTCGGGAGGCAGACCGAGAGGCCCTCCTTCTCGCAGCGGTCCTTGAACCCGAGCGCGGCCAGGTAGAGCTCGACGTCGCCGATGAGGTCGAAGCAGGGGAGGATGACGTCCTCCAGCTCCTCGAAGACCTCGTCGATGACCTTCAGCAAGACCTCGTTCTCGGTGTACTCGTAGCCACGGAGCCACGAGAAGAGCCGGGACCAGACGCGGCGCCACGGAGACCAGAGCAGCGGGTTGTCGCTGTTCTCCTTGGCCTCGACGAGCTGGAAGTCGCGGATGCGACCGTCCGAGCCCAGGACCACGCGCACCTCGAGCAGCGCCATGTTGCGCTCGAAGTCGAGGATCTGCGCCAGCCGCGTGTAGACGTCGCGCGCGCGCACCTCGGCCGCGAACTCGTGCAGGCGAGACAGCGCGCTCGTCGCGTCCGCGAGCCCCTCGTCGGCCGCGTCGAGGAAGGTCTTGATCGCGTTGAGCACGTCGACCTTGCGCTTGATCGTCTCGCCGGGGGTCATCGCGCGCTCGTCCAGCAGGCTCCGCAGCTCCCGCAGGGCGACGTAGATCGTGCTGAGCGCCCCGCGCAACGCCGGCGTGGCCGCGAGCTCTCGCAACACCTCTTGCCTGAGCGCGACGTCCCGCTGGTCCTCGGGCGGGTGAGAGAGGAGCTTGACGAGGTGGGTCTGGCTCGGCACGAGCCGCTTCTTGCCGACCTCGATGAGAAAGCAGCTGGTCAACAGCTCCGGCAGGAAGAGCCCGCCCGCGAACGACTCCGGGTTCCAACGGCTGGGCGTGATCGGCGCGTCGTCGACCGCCTTGCCGAGCAGCCCGCCGGCGTCTCCGGACTCGAACGCGAAGCGGAGCGCGGAGCGGAGCAGCTCCTTGTCGATCGTGACGAGCGGATCGTGGTGGATCAGGTCCACCCACGCCTCGTCGACGTCGGGCGCGCGCAACGCGAGCGCGGCGCCTGTGGCGGCGCTGCGGGGCGCGTTCTCCTGGGAGTCCGCGACGAGCTGCATCATGGCGCGTCGCTCCACCAGGAGCCGCCGTCGTCGAGATCGTCGGCCCATCGAGCGGTCCATTGGTAGCACCGACGGTACGGCGTTGCGAGCGGGGTTCGGGGTCACGCGGAGGCTGACCACGCCCCGCGCGGAAGGTTCCGCGCCCTACCTGTCGAGCATGTCCTCGGCGTCGGGTCCCAGGGTGCGCACGAAGTCGCGCAGGGTCCGGCCGGGCTCGTCGACGAAGGGCTCGCCCAGCTCGAGGTCGTGCATGCGGTCGAGCCGGAAATTGCGGAAGTCCTCTCGCAGCTCGCACCACGCGGTCACCGTCCAGCTGACGCCCCAGAAGAAGGCGCCGAGCGGTCGCACCACGCGGAGGCGCCGATCGCCGTCCGCGCGCTCGTAGGACATGCTCAGCTTCTTGCGTTCGTTCATCGCCGTGCGGACGATCCAGAGCGCCTCGCTCGCGGCCCGCGCCGTCCGCGGCGCGAACAACGTCGCGTCTCGGAGCTTCGGCTCGAGGCGCTTGGGGAGCACCGCCATCACCTTGGAGAGCACGCGCTCGGCCGCCTTCGCGAGCCGCTCGTCGCCGAACGCGCCCGTCACGCGCGCGCCGAGCACCAGCGCCTCGACCTCCTCCTCGTCGAACATCAGCGGGGGCAGGTCGTAGCCGGCGCGCAGCGTGTAGCCCACGCCGGCCTCCCCTTCGATCGGCGTGCCGGTCGAGGCGAGGTCCCGGATGTCCCGGTAGATCGTGCGCTCGGACACCTCGAGCTGCTCCGCCAGCCAGCGCGCGGTGACCGCTCGCCTGCGGCGGCGCAGGAGCTGTATGATCTGGAAGAGACGGTCGGCGCGTCGCACAGCGGACCGAGGATAGCCGACGCGCCGATGCGGCGCCTTTCTCGCTGGAGCTCCGGTGACTCGAACTCTCTCGATGGCAGCCTTCGCGCTCTTCTCCACCCTCTTCTGCGCCATCGCGCCGACCCAGGCCCACGCGCAGCTGGTCCTCTGGATGGACGCCCGACCCGCTCACGTCGAGGCGCTCGAGGACGAGCTGGCGGGCGCGGGCTTCGACGTCGCGCAGGTCCTGCCGCCCAAGGCGACGACGCCCGAGGCGCGGCGCGAGGAGGCGCGCCGGCTCGCTCGCGCCACCCGCGCCGAGATCGCGCTCTGGCAGGAGCCCGATGGCGCGCTCCACGCCGTCGGGCCCCACGGCGCCCGCGCGGACGCCCCGATGCCGATCCACGCCGACGCGCGCGTCGCCGCGATCGTCGCGGCCCGACTGGTCGACGTGGTCTCCGCGGGCGCGCATCGGGGGCACGCGCTCGGCGAGCCGCGCCTGACGCCCCCGCCGCCCGAGCCGCGCGAGGTGCCCCTCGGCCGCGGCCCGCTCAGCGGCCCCTTCTTCGAGCTGGGCTGGTCGAGCGCGCTCATGGCGCACATGGGCTTGCTCGGCGCGGGCTTCTTCCCTCACGAGCACGTCCGGCTCGACGCGCGGATCCGCGGCGGCGCGGTCTTCACGCCCATCTCGCGGGGGGCCTTCATGTCGACCGGAGGCGTGTCCTACGCCGCCGACCGTCGTCAGGGCCGCTTCGAATTCGGGGTCGAGGGCGGCTATGGATTCCTCGGGGCCGACAACGACGCCGAAGGCCACCACATGGGCGTGCTCGGCGCCTCGTTCGGCTTCTCGTTCACCACCCGGCAGATCGAGCTGAGCGTGCGCTTCACCGCCTACCTCGGCAGCGACGGCGATCTCACCGTCCCGTTCGGGCTCGGCGACCTCGTGGTCCGCGTGTTCCCCTGATCGCGGATCAGAGGAAGCGCTTCAGCCAGGTCTTCCGCAGCACCCACACGAGGAGCATGGTGGCCGGGAAGGCCAGCGCGACGCGGAGCCAGCGCACGTCGTTCACCTCGACGAGGCACATCGCGGGCTTGACGATCCAGCCGTAGACGGCGGGGTGCAGGATGTACACGCCGAGCATCAGCGGGGTGAGCCGCCTGGTGTACGGGTCGGCCCGGTTGGGCAGCCAGGTCGCGAGCGCGAGCAGCCCGAAGCCCCCGGCGTGCCGGAAGGCGTAGACGCCGCTCCCCTCGTCGAGGCCCCACGCGATCACGCCGAGGCCGACGAACGCGAGCAAGAGGGTCGCGAGCAGCAGCCGCAGGCGCGGGAGCGAGCGCTCGAACGCCAGCGCGCGGCCGAGCACGAAGCCGAGCGGGATGGCCGGGAGGCTGAAGATCCACTGCGCGTACGGCCACTCGCTCACCCCGAACGCGGGCGCGAGCAGGACGGCGAGGCCCGCGAGGCCGAGCGCGACCACGGGCGCGACCTTGGACGTGCCGACCGCCCGGTGCGCGGCGTGCGCCGCCAGCCCCGCCACGAGGATGAAGGGCAGGAACCAGAGGTGGATGCGAGGCCCGTAGAAGAGCATCGACGGCTCGAGCCAGCCGAAGGGCGGGAGGCCGCTCATCCAGCACGAGAGCGCGCGCAGCCCGACGAAGACCACGGCCCAGAACGCCCAGGGGAGAAGGATCCGGGGGATCCGCCGCTCCAGGAAGCGCGCCGTGCTCGGCGCCTGCGGCTTCGACACCCCGAGCGCGACGGACAGGAGCAGGAACAGCGGGAGACCCCAGCCGAAGAACGCGTGGTCCCCGGTGAAGTGCATGAACACCGTGTCCAGCGCGGCCACCACGCGCAGCCGATCCCAGCTCTCGAGGTGGAGCCGAGACGACGTCGACGGTGACGCTGAAGCGCGGAGGGTGGCGGCGAGGGCCCGCATGGAAGCGCGAGGTTGACACGTTTCTCCCGCGAGGCGAGCCGCGCGCAGAATCGCCATCGAGTGCACTGAACGGTTGACCTCGGGCGCTTCAGGCGTCACACGGAAGGGTCCGCGCCCTCGACACGACGTTCGAGGTGCGTCGACCGGCGCCCGTCACGGTGACGCGCCGCCTTTCGGCTTCGCGCCGATGAGAAACGAGGAAATCGAAACTTGCACCCGAACAACCGATCCCGAGCCGTCCGAGGCGACCAGTGAGCCGCGGCTACAATTCGAACAAGCGCCAGCGTGAGAACGAGAAGGCGAAGAAGAAGCGCGACAAGGCGATGCGTCGCCAGATGAAGCGCCACGACGGCCCCGCCGAGCTGGACGTCGTCGATCGCGAAGAGCTGATCGCGACGACGAGCCCGAGCGTCGAAGAGCTGATGGAGCAGATGGAGGCCCCCCGGAACACCGGCGGCGGCAACGCCATCCCGGCTCGTCTCTTCGTGGGTGGGCTCAGCTATGACACCACGGCGCAGACGTTGAAGAGCGCCTTCGAGGAGTTCGGCGAGGTCGCCGACGCCGTCGTCGTGACCGACCGCGGCACGGGCAACTCGCGAGGCTTCGGCTTCGTGACGATGGCCAACCGGCGCGACGCGCCGAAGGCGATCGACGGCCTGACCGACAGCGAGCTCGACGGCCGTCGCATCTTCGTGAACACGGCCACCGAGCGCTGAGGCGCGGGGGCGAGGCGACCAGGGCATGGAGGCGAAGACGCTTCTGCCCCTGGTCTTCCTCCTGAGCGCCTGCCACACGAGCGCGCCCACGGACGCTTCGGCTCCACGCGACGCGCGCGCCGATGCGGCGGCGACCGACTCCGGTCCGCCGCCGTTTTCGCTCGTCTTCCACGACGGGCGAAGCAACCGTCTCGACGCCGACGATCGACTGCCGGTCGACGTCGGCTGTCAGGGCGGCTCCCACGTCTTCGTGGGCGTGACCGTCGAGGACGCGCTGCGCGCGCCGACCCGCGTGGGGCTCTCGTTCCGCCTCGAGGGCGAGCCGCCCGGACCGCTCCTGGAGCTCGTGCCCGAGGAGCGCCGCCCGGGCCGGTGGGAGCTGCGCGACGTGATGCTGGTCTTCTCGGACGTCCGCGAGGAGATCGAAGGCTCGCGGCCGGCGCAGCTCACGGCGCGGGTCACGCTCGTCGGCGGAGAGGCCGTCGACCGCTCGGTCGCGCTCCGCGCCGTGCCAGGCGACGTGTGCGCGACGCCCTGCCGTTACGAGGACTTCCCCGGCGAGGCGCAGATCACCGAGGTCACGCCTCCCGACGCCGTGGGTTGCGCGCGCGAGGCGCACGGCGTGGCGTTCGACTTCGAGGGCGACGACGGCGCCGCCGCGAGCGCGTCCGCGTCCGTGTGGCTCGCCCCCGACTGCCGGCCGGAGCTGGGCGTGGTCGAAGGGGGCCGCGTGCGCGCGCTGCGGCGGCAGCTCGTCTCGGGGGCGTGCACGCCGACCCTCTGGTCGCTCGTGCTCGACGACGGCGCGTGCGGGGCGTGTCCGTGACGGGCTCCCGCGCCGCTCCGTTCAGATCGGAACCCAGCCGAGATAGGGGCCGCCGTAGCGGGTGTCGATCAGGTGCTCGAGGAGCGTGAGGTCCGTCGCGCCGCAGCCGCAGCGCGCGAGCGCGGCCCGCACCCCCTCCCGGGTGGTCCGCGAGCGGGTCGCCACGTCGTCGTCGGCGGCGACGGCCTCCGCGGCCGGCCGGCAGCTCGCGACCAGGGGCGCCATGGCCGCACGCCAGGCCTCGAGGCGATCGCCCGAGCGCATCTGGCGCGACACGACGTCGGCCGCCTCCGGGCGCGGCGGCGAGGGCGGGTCGAGGGGGCGGTAGACCACGCGGCGGAGCTGGATGAACGACGGCAGCGCGTCGAGCGCGAAGCGCGCGTCCTCGTCGCTCACGGTGGGCGGCGCGACCACGTAGGCGACCACGGCGCGCCCGAGATCGGCGGCCTCGAAGGAGGCGCGGAGCGAGTCGACGTCGGTGCCCACGAAGATCGGCCCGCCCTCGTCGATCGTGCGACCGTCGGCGACCTCGGGCCAGGCGATCGGGTCGCCGGCCACCGCGTCGAAGTCCAGCCCGACCGGGGCCTGCTCGAAGCGACGGGCCATCGACGCGAGGCGCGCGCGGCAGCTCCGGTCGATCTGATCGGGACGCCAGTCGTGCGCCTCCGGCCCCGGCATGCGGCCCGCGATGCGCTCGACGTGCGTGCGACGCCAGTGGCCCACCCGTCCGATCTCGGCGCCACCCTCGCCGCGCGACGCGACCCAGAGGGCGCTGGTCCCGTCGTGCTCGACCAGCAGCCCGTCCGCGACCCGCACGCGGAAGCGCTGGGTCAACTCTCCCCCCGCGAGCAGCCCCTCGCCCACCTCGGTCGCGGCGAGCACGCCCGTGACCTCGATGGTGGCCACGCCGCCGTCGATCTCCGAGATGCGCGCCGTCCGGCCGATCTCCACGGGCCCCGTCGGCAGCTCACGACGGATGGGCGTCATCTCCCACGGGTCGCCCACGCCGACCGGGTCGTAGGGGAAGGTCGGGCCGTCGGCCCAGGTGCGGGCCAGATCCGCCGCCGTCTCGACGTCGGCCGCGATCGGCTCCCGCACCAGCTGGTGCTGCGCGCCGAGGGCGAAGGTCACCTCGACGGCGCCGGGCACGTCGACGCGCGAGCCGCCCTCCCCGGCCAGCTTCACGTCGGCGTACTCCACGCGCAGGGCGTGCGCGGCGCCGTCCTCGGCGGCCCCCGGCTCCACCGCTTCCCGCACGAAGAGCGTGGCGGGCGCGCTGATCGTGCGGCCCGGCGCGTCCCCAGGGACCTCGCGCACGATGGCGTGGTAGCGGATGCGCGCGTTGACGGTGGGGGTGTGTCGAAGGAGCACCTCCCCCTCCCCCGGCGCGCGCGGGCCCGTGCCTCCGCCGCAGGAGGGAAGGATCGCGAGGAGGCCGAGGAAGATGAACCGGAGGTGAGTGTCGAGGTGCCGCACGCTCCGCGAATATCGTCTGGCCTCCGAGAAGGCAAGACGCGGAACTTTTCCCGACGCCGCGCGTCCTCCTTCCCTGCATGGCCGCTTTTCGGGGAAATGGTTTGGCTCCAAGGTTCGTTCGACCGGTGCACGTCCAAGGACCATCATGAGTGAACGCACCGGGATCCGACCGAGCCTCTGGCTCCTCAGCGCGGTCTTTCTGCTGGGCGCGGGGCTCACGGTGTGGGTGGTGCTCGACGGCGCGTCCGCCCGGCGCGCGGCGGCCGAGCGCGCCCGGATCGACGAGGACGCGGAGCGGCGCGCGGAGCGGCTCCGGGCCGACCGAGATCGAGCCCGGGCCGGCGGCTCCCCGAGCTCCGGCGGCAGCTACACCCACCACGACTGGGGGCGCGAGACCGATCTCCAGCGCCAGATGGCCCTGGACCTGCCGGGCCCGAGCTTCTGGCAAGACGGGGCGACCGAGCGCGGGCGCGACCCGCAGCTCTTCGCGATGTGGCGCTCGTTCGCCGCGATGGCGCAGGACGGCGAGCCCCCGCTGCCCTTCGAGCCCACCGCGCATCGCGCGCAGATGATCGACGCGGAGGGCGACGTGAACGCGGCGCCCGAGAGCTGCCAGGTGCGCGTGCTCCCCGTCGCCGCCGGCTCCTTCAACTGCGTGGTCCGCGTGGTGTGCGACGGCGCGGTGCTCTATCCGAACGAGCGCCAGACGGCGGGCTACGTGCCCTGCGAGCTGGACGAGCGCGGCCGGCCGGTGCGCGCGGTCGACGACGGCCAATCCGACCACGACGGGGATCCGCTGGTCGACATGGATCTCCAGAACGGCACGATCACCGTCGAGGACTTCGCGCCCGACGGCCAGCGCCGCTACCGCGCGACGCTCCGAATCCACAGCTGAGCGGCCACGCGAGGGCGAACAGTCCCCACGCAGACGAGGGAGAGCCCGGCGCCGCGGCGCAGCCGCCTCTCGCGACGGGCGCGCGCGGGGGCTCGGCCTCGACTGGATCGGTGGGTGACGCGTCCGTCTCCACGAGCGCCTCGACGGGCGCCTCGACCATGCGCGGCTCCGAGAACCAGTCCGCGGGCGGCCGCGACCCCGCCATCACGCCGAGCGAGGGAAGATCCTCGAGGAGCGCCTCTCCCGGCCAGATCGGCGGCCCGTCCGGATCGGCGCCCGTCGCCCACGCCTCGCTGACCCGCGACTGCTCGCGCACACCGCCGCAGCGCTCGTCGGAGTGGCTCACCGTGAAGGACGACCGAAAGACGTCGTGACTCCGAGAGACCTGCCACGCGAGCGGCCAACCCACGCGCAGCCGCTCCGACGCGACCCGCAGCCGGAGATCGTCGTCGAGGTCGGACCCGTAGCGGTGTCGGATCCGGGTCAGGGTCCAGTGACGCATCCTCCGCCAGGACCCCCGGTCCTCCTCGCTCGTGACCCGCCCCAGCCCCATCGCCCAGAGCGTGCCGTAGGGGATCCCGCCGCCGAGGCCGCGCACGTCCTCGGTGATCGTCGCGCCGGGGTGTCGCCGGAACTGCACCTCCAGGAGCCCCTCGTAGAGACGCTCGAGCCCCCCCGCGTACTCGCGTCGGAGCGCGAGCCCGGTCGGCGCGATCAGGGCCGGGCGGTTGGCGACCTCGTAGCGCCCCGCGTCCGAGAGCACATACAGCAACAGCTCCTGCTCTCCGGGGCTGTTGAGGGTGCCGAGCCGCACGGGGACGACGAGCTCCTCCGACTCGAGCTCGATCTGGACGGGTGAGAGCACCATTTGGCCGTCCACGCGCTCGGCGCGCGCCGGGTCGACCTGGAGCAGCAAGAAACGATGCCCCGTCTCGATGTAGGCGCGGAGCGCCGAGCGCGCCTCGTCCGGGAGCGCGAGCCCCCGCCCCCGCAAGAAGTCGAGGAGCCCCACCGACTCCGAGGCGCTCAGCACGGTGACGTCGTACGCGTCCGTCTCCCACTCGTCCTCGATCTCGACGGGCGGCAGCTCCATCGGCGCGACGCCGGTTCGACCCGCGCCGCCGAGCAGCCCCCGCCCGCGGCGACGCATGTTCGGATCACATCGACCGAAGTCGTGCACGAGACGCGGCGAGGTCGCGCGGTCGACGCGCCGGAAGTGCTCGCCCGAGACGGTGCGCACCTGGCGGCGCGAGATGGCGCTGGGTACGGGCACGACGATCGAGAGCGCCGCCTCCGGCCCCTCGTATTGCGCCTCGATGGTCATGATGGTGCGCGTGCCGCGCCGCACGAGGAAGACCGCCGTCGCCGGGTTGTAGGCCGGGGCGTCCGTCACGGACGACGGCGGCGGTATGTACATGCACGACGCGCGCGCGGCGGAGGGAGGCGCGAGCAGCGCGAGGAGCAAGGCGGCGAGCTGGCTGGCGAGGGCGAGACGAGTCATGCACGCGTGTGCCCACGGGGCGGCGAACCGTGACCGTCGACCGCGGCGAGCCATCGAAAGACGGGGGGCGAAGTTCCCCGACGGGCTGCTACTATGAGCGCCGGGCCGAGGCGCCCGAGACGATGACTTCGATGGCTTCCACGGACGACCAGGCGCTTCAGTCGCTCGGGCCGCAGCTCCCCTACGCCATGGGGCGCTTCACGCTCTGCAAGGAGATCGGCGCGGGCGGCATGGCCACGGTCTACCTGGGCAAGATGCGCCTGGCCGCCGGCCTCGACCGCATGGTCGCGCTGAAGACCATCCACAGCCACCTCGCGAAGGAGCAGACCTTCGTCGACATGTTCCTCGACGAGGCCAAGATCGCCTCGCACATCAGCCACCCCAACGTCTGCAGCGTCTACGACTTCGGCTCCGTCGGCGGCATCTACTACATGGCGATGGAGTACCTCTCCGGGGTGCCCCTGTTCGACTTCGTCAACGCCATCGCCGAGTCGGACAACGAGGACCTGAAAGAGGCGCTGCCCTTCATCGCGGCCCGCATCATCGCCGACGCCTGCGAGGGGCTGCACGCCGCGCACACGCTCACGGGCCAGGACGGCGGCCAGCTCCAGGTCGTGCACCGCGACGTCTCGCCGCAGAACCTCTTCGTGACCTACGACGGCGCCACCAAGGTCGTCGACTTCGGCTGCGCGAAGGCCCTCGAGCGCGTCACGCAGACGAACACCGGCGTGATGAAGGGCAAGGTCTCCTACGCCGCGCCCGAGCAGCTCCAGGGCGAAGAGCTCGACGCGCGCGTGGACGTGTTCGCGCTCGGGGTGTGTCTCTGGGAGTGCCTGACGCTCCAGCAGCTCTTCCGGCGCGACACCGCCATCAAGACCGCGATGGCCGTGCTCGAGGAGGACATCCCCCGGGCGACGACGGTGGCGAGCTGGGTGCCGGAGCAGCTCGCGGACATCGCGGAGAAGGCGCTGCAGCGCA
The Sandaracinaceae bacterium genome window above contains:
- a CDS encoding DUF2254 domain-containing protein, producing the protein MRLTSWVGLRQLVENLRGSYWFIPSVMAFGAVCLAIASIALDRTLPPDWLGDLRLIGPNGPEGARAVLTTVAGSMIGVAGVTFSITIAAVAYSASQFAPRLLTNFMRDRGNQLTLGTFVAAFLYCLVVLRAVNEAWGPGSGEAAEPFVPQIATLVALALAVAGCVVFIYYIHHIPQSIHISRVIARIGETLNDRLREFFPEALVEPTTAPPIPVDAIEIRSEVAGYIQRIDLDHLTELARRIDAVIHLPHAAGEFVAVGRVIARVSARGLEEEVQALADSVRSAFALGALRTPREDVLFPATELLEIATRALSPGVNDPFTAISCIDRLGAALSEVARRGDEHGQRFDEEGTLRVVGRPLTFEVFTSEVLDRLRPYVVRDRNAALHLASALVEVAEDVRTPSRRAALRTQLLSLREEASPHLCRADADRMASRTRAALEALGPRPLALSA
- a CDS encoding HD family hydrolase, yielding MTERAARIVDTLVALDPLADLPRTGWLLRGVRPCESIADHSYGVALTVMLLVDALRDEGATVDGEKALRMALVHDAPEAKTGDVPMPQKTPAMDAALEVLEEGIVARTLPARQQETWREMEDGESLEARVVKAADKIQMMTKALVYGRQRRGDLHEFWKNDKNFRDRELAVAKECFALLQARHASGEWELGRW
- a CDS encoding DNA mismatch repair protein, giving the protein MGRRSRRRRLLVERRAMMQLVADSQENAPRSAATGAALALRAPDVDEAWVDLIHHDPLVTIDKELLRSALRFAFESGDAGGLLGKAVDDAPITPSRWNPESFAGGLFLPELLTSCFLIEVGKKRLVPSQTHLVKLLSHPPEDQRDVALRQEVLRELAATPALRGALSTIYVALRELRSLLDERAMTPGETIKRKVDVLNAIKTFLDAADEGLADATSALSRLHEFAAEVRARDVYTRLAQILDFERNMALLEVRVVLGSDGRIRDFQLVEAKENSDNPLLWSPWRRVWSRLFSWLRGYEYTENEVLLKVIDEVFEELEDVILPCFDLIGDVELYLAALGFKDRCEKEGLSVCLPTIHPTPEPDAPSGTLAIERMFNPLLLLQDITPTPCDLHTSGHDSMVLVTGPNSGGKTRMMQALALTQLLGQSGLFVPAASAELTRAPTLFVSLIEGAPADQKEGRLGTELMRVRRLFEQLEPGSMVILDELCSGTNPSEGIAIFEMVISLLPRLRPQVWVTTHFLDAARELEAAGRVERLEFLQVELREDEPTYQFVPGVAPTSLAYMVASRLGVTQEELVALVERQERKFAALPAPVSRDETLEETG
- a CDS encoding YafY family protein is translated as MRRADRLFQIIQLLRRRRRAVTARWLAEQLEVSERTIYRDIRDLASTGTPIEGEAGVGYTLRAGYDLPPLMFDEEEVEALVLGARVTGAFGDERLAKAAERVLSKVMAVLPKRLEPKLRDATLFAPRTARAASEALWIVRTAMNERKKLSMSYERADGDRRLRVVRPLGAFFWGVSWTVTAWCELREDFRNFRLDRMHDLELGEPFVDEPGRTLRDFVRTLGPDAEDMLDR
- a CDS encoding acyltransferase family protein, with the translated sequence MRALAATLRASASPSTSSRLHLESWDRLRVVAALDTVFMHFTGDHAFFGWGLPLFLLLSVALGVSKPQAPSTARFLERRIPRILLPWAFWAVVFVGLRALSCWMSGLPPFGWLEPSMLFYGPRIHLWFLPFILVAGLAAHAAHRAVGTSKVAPVVALGLAGLAVLLAPAFGVSEWPYAQWIFSLPAIPLGFVLGRALAFERSLPRLRLLLATLLLAFVGLGVIAWGLDEGSGVYAFRHAGGFGLLALATWLPNRADPYTRRLTPLMLGVYILHPAVYGWIVKPAMCLVEVNDVRWLRVALAFPATMLLVWVLRKTWLKRFL